A window of Trichoderma atroviride chromosome 3, complete sequence contains these coding sequences:
- a CDS encoding uncharacterized protein (BUSCO:EOG092D2MDL): MFGGASKPDSDSKSDDKSPSPEPSPTAASAVPINNADQVASGEKRSGNGSPPTRQDVGEKKRRSSGVGSKASSLLASARNSLNFSQATRSGSDSGAQTLLQKLGKHDPALGVPQGQHNNSAGESAPGPKSTFYVGVCEERNRRHRRTMEDTHSFLYNFLDTPAPGADGSGGKDKSSKDDKDVAVSESDNGYFAIFDGHAGSFAADWCGKKLHIVLEEMIRKHPSMPIPELLDMTFTSVDSQLEKLQYQSKRISGCTAAVAVLRWEDRVPSDRSITGSLAIAPAAATAAAAKAMATAQESEKEKDGPSEALQAGSNESIASKLKGLSSRQRVLYTANVGDARIVLCRNGKALRLSYDHKSSDENEKKRIANAGGKVEGYRVGGLAVSRALGDHLMKKLVTGHPYTTETVIQHDLDEFIIIACDGLWDVCSDQEAVDLVREIHDPGEGAKILVDHALDQFSTDNLSCMVVRLDKEALARSQASQDAEPEANHGAASKVSEADKIVMDTKQKIADGQTPAVGVSASNSANEGDFVPTTLSDALVEEPIAIEDSDSPELISLDTSIGKPAAAAAQESKDESKELADV, encoded by the exons CAGCGGCGAGAAACGCAGCGGTAATGGCAGCCCGCCCACTCGACAGGACgtcggcgagaagaagcgcagGAGTAGTGGCGTCggcagcaaggccagcagccTGCTAGCCTCGGCCAGGAACTCTCTCAACTTCTCCCAAGCCACCCGCTCCGGGTCGGATTCCGGCGCTCAGACactgctgcagaagctcggCAAGCACGACCCTGCCCTCGGTGTGCCGCAGGGCCAACACAACAATTCGGCCGGCGAATCGGCCCCCGGGCCCAAGTCCACCTTCTACGTCGGTGTTTGCGAAGAAAGAAACAGGAGACACCGCCGGACGATGGAGGACACCCACTCCTTTCTGTACAACTTCCTAGACACTCCGGCGCCGGGCGCTGATGGATCTGGCGGAAAGGACAAGTCAAGTAAAGACGACAAGGACGTCGCTGTATCTGAGTCGGACAATGGCTactttgccatctttgacggCCATGCCGGCTCATTTGCTGCGGACTGGTGTGGAAAGAAGCTTCACATTGTCCTGGAAGAGATGATACGAAAGCACCCCAGCATGCCGATCCCGGAGCTCCTGGACATGACATTTACATCTGTTGATTCTcagctcgagaagctccaaTACCAGTCTAAAAGGATTAGCGGCTGTACGGCGGCTGTTGCGGTTCTTCGCTGGGAAGACCGTGTGCCCAGCGATCGATCCATCACCGGCTCTCTCGCCATTGCTCCGGCCGCCGCAACCGCCGCAGCCGCGAAAGCGATGGCCACAGCGCAAGAatcagaaaaagaaaaggatggGCCTTCAGAAGCACTGCAAGCTGGTTCGAATGAGTCGATTGCTTCGAAGCTCAAGGGGCTCTCCAGTCGACAGCGCGTCTTGTATACCGCCAACGTGGGAGATGCTCGCATCGTTTTGTGTCGTAACGGTAAAGCCTTGCGCCTATCTTACGACCACAAAAGCAGTGacgaaaacgaaaagaaacgaaTCGCCAACGCTGGCGGCAAGGTCGAGGGCTACCGTGTCGGTGGACTGGCTGTTAGTAGAGCGCTTGGAGATCACTTAATGAAGAAGCTCGTGACTGGCCACCCATACACCACAGAAACAGTCATACAGCATGACCTTGACGAATTCATCATTATTGCTTGTGACGGG TTGTGGGATGTCTGCAGCGATCAAGAGGCCGTCGACCTTGTCCGAGAGATTCACGACCCGGGCGAAGGAGCAAAGATATTGGTCGACCATGCCCTCGATCAATTCAGCACCGACAACCTATCATGTATGGTTGTGCGACTGGATAAGGAGGCTCTCGCACGaagccaggccagccaggATGCTGAGCCCGAGGCAAACCATGGTGCCGCCTCCAAAGTGAGCGAGGCAGACAAGATCGTCATGGATACAAAGCAGAAGATTGCCGACGGTCAAACCCCCGCGGTGGGTGTATCAGCTAGCAACTCCGCAAACGAGGGGGACTTTGTGCCTACGACGCTGAGCGATGCGCTTGTTGAGGAGCCTATTGCCATTGAGGACAGCGACAGTCCCGAGCTGATTTCTCTTGACACTTCCATTGGcaagccagctgctgctgctgcccaagaGTCAAAAGACGAGTCAAAAGAGTTGGCAGACGTCTAG